In Fructilactobacillus cliffordii, a single genomic region encodes these proteins:
- a CDS encoding RelA/SpoT family protein — protein MASLKQWQPTEIFSKIQTEMTPDQVDMVKRAYQVARHAHGTNLRASGESYIAHSTNVAGILADLNMDSVAVTAGFLHDVVEDSNVQLADVREQFGDDVALIVDGVTKISKIKYNSSREALAENYRKLLLVMCKDIRVMIVKLADRMDNMDTLGDLNPEFQPRFAKETLDVYAPIADRLGMGTVKWELQDMALRYLNPDAYYKIAHSMKSKRNERESYIQDAICEVKNAIKDYHIDAEIYGRPKHIYSIYKKMVDKHKKFEEIYDLSAIRIIVDTVKDCYAILGAVHAKWPPMPGRFKDYIAMPKPNLYQSLHTTVIGPEGKPLEIQIRTKEMHRIAEYGVAAHWAYKQGETDAVANDENNMQLNWFKKIIEIQEETDNASEFMDSVQGELFSDHVYAFTPNGDVLELPQGAGPLDMAYSIHTQVGHRATGARVNGKMVSLDYQIKNGDIVEIITSANSTGPGKNWLDLVHTNSAKHKINQFFKKQNREDNIKTGAELLHNQLEETGYVPNELLTTENWDRVLNELHYRSEDDLLAALGFGDIHVVGVANRFTSEIRDERQREREQQAEQELLEQPQTLSTKKEAQAPQGNRPADNVAIDGIDNVLVRISHCCLPLPGDEIIGYITKGRGISIHRVDCNNFSQAEPGRIIAAHWRHVDDNRINYQSKLRFEADNRNGVLNDVIKRFSNSPVQLTSINGRVHDDTGVTIEAIVEVHNVAQAERVLDTVKMVPGVATATRILN, from the coding sequence ATGGCTAGTCTAAAACAGTGGCAACCCACTGAGATTTTTTCCAAAATTCAGACCGAAATGACTCCGGATCAAGTTGACATGGTTAAACGGGCGTATCAAGTCGCTCGGCATGCTCATGGAACGAATTTACGTGCTTCTGGAGAAAGCTATATTGCCCATTCCACTAACGTAGCCGGTATCTTAGCTGATTTAAACATGGATTCCGTGGCAGTAACGGCCGGTTTTTTACATGACGTAGTGGAAGATAGCAACGTACAACTTGCAGACGTGCGGGAGCAATTTGGTGATGACGTAGCCCTGATTGTGGACGGAGTTACCAAGATTAGTAAAATCAAATATAATTCCAGTCGCGAAGCATTGGCAGAAAACTACCGCAAGTTGTTGCTGGTAATGTGTAAAGACATTCGAGTTATGATCGTGAAACTTGCAGACCGGATGGACAATATGGATACGTTGGGGGATTTAAACCCTGAGTTTCAGCCCCGTTTTGCCAAGGAAACGCTGGATGTGTATGCACCGATTGCTGATCGCCTTGGGATGGGAACCGTTAAGTGGGAACTGCAGGATATGGCCCTGCGCTACCTGAATCCAGATGCGTACTACAAAATTGCTCACTCCATGAAATCCAAGCGTAACGAACGGGAATCTTACATCCAGGATGCGATTTGCGAAGTTAAAAACGCCATCAAGGATTATCACATTGATGCTGAAATTTATGGACGTCCCAAACACATTTATTCCATTTACAAAAAGATGGTGGACAAGCACAAGAAGTTTGAAGAAATCTATGACTTGTCGGCCATTCGGATTATTGTTGATACGGTGAAGGATTGTTATGCCATTTTGGGAGCAGTTCATGCCAAGTGGCCGCCAATGCCCGGAAGGTTTAAGGACTACATTGCAATGCCTAAACCCAACCTGTACCAGTCATTGCACACAACTGTGATTGGTCCGGAAGGCAAACCGCTCGAAATCCAGATTCGAACCAAAGAGATGCACCGGATTGCCGAATACGGGGTAGCGGCCCACTGGGCTTATAAGCAAGGTGAGACCGACGCGGTTGCCAATGATGAAAATAACATGCAATTGAACTGGTTTAAAAAGATTATTGAAATTCAAGAAGAAACTGATAACGCTTCTGAGTTCATGGATAGCGTGCAAGGAGAGCTTTTCTCTGATCACGTATATGCCTTTACTCCGAACGGGGACGTGCTGGAATTACCTCAGGGGGCGGGTCCATTAGACATGGCTTACTCCATTCACACGCAAGTTGGTCACCGAGCTACGGGAGCACGGGTCAACGGCAAGATGGTTTCTTTGGATTACCAGATTAAAAATGGAGACATCGTAGAAATCATTACGTCTGCCAATTCGACGGGACCAGGGAAAAACTGGTTGGATTTGGTGCATACGAACAGTGCTAAGCACAAAATTAATCAGTTTTTCAAAAAGCAAAATCGTGAAGATAACATTAAAACCGGGGCGGAATTACTTCACAATCAACTGGAAGAAACCGGTTATGTACCCAATGAATTGTTAACTACCGAGAACTGGGATCGGGTTTTAAACGAACTACACTACCGGTCGGAAGACGATTTATTGGCCGCCCTTGGTTTTGGCGACATTCACGTAGTGGGAGTGGCCAACCGGTTTACCAGTGAGATCCGGGATGAACGGCAACGAGAACGCGAACAACAAGCTGAACAAGAGCTTTTGGAACAACCCCAGACTCTTTCGACAAAAAAAGAAGCACAGGCTCCGCAGGGGAATCGACCAGCGGATAACGTTGCTATCGATGGAATTGACAACGTCTTAGTACGGATTAGTCATTGTTGTTTGCCACTGCCAGGTGACGAAATCATCGGTTACATTACGAAGGGTCGGGGCATTTCGATTCACCGGGTTGATTGTAATAATTTTAGTCAAGCCGAACCAGGTCGAATCATTGCAGCACACTGGCGCCATGTGGATGATAATCGGATTAATTACCAATCAAAACTCCGGTTTGAAGCCGATAACCGGAATGGGGTTTTAAACGATGTGATTAAACGGTTTAGCAATAGTCCGGTTCAATTAACTTCAATTAATGGTCGGGTTCACGACGATACCGGGGTGACCATCGAAGCCATTGTGGAGGTTCACAACGTTGCTCAAGCAGAACGAGTGTTGGATACCGTCAAAATGGTACCGGGGGTCGCCACAGCGACCCGAATTTTGAACTAA
- the dtd gene encoding D-aminoacyl-tRNA deacylase translates to MKLVIQRVQRAAVRIDEQEVGAIQTGFLILVGAEAGDNQATVQHLAQKVAKLRVFEDEAGKMNLNIKQVDGAVLSVSQFTLLADLQHGNRPSFKQAGAPAEANHNYQCFNAALADQGLPVATGEFGADMQVELVNDGPATFLMDYQEPNA, encoded by the coding sequence ATGAAGTTAGTGATTCAACGAGTCCAACGAGCAGCAGTTCGCATTGACGAGCAAGAAGTAGGAGCCATTCAAACTGGTTTTTTGATTCTCGTTGGGGCAGAAGCAGGAGATAATCAAGCGACAGTTCAGCACCTAGCGCAAAAGGTTGCCAAGCTCCGGGTATTTGAAGACGAAGCCGGGAAAATGAACTTGAACATTAAGCAGGTAGACGGTGCCGTTTTATCGGTTTCTCAATTTACGTTATTAGCCGACTTACAACACGGGAACCGCCCGTCGTTTAAGCAAGCTGGGGCTCCTGCTGAAGCCAACCATAATTATCAATGTTTTAATGCTGCTTTAGCAGATCAAGGTTTACCCGTGGCTACGGGTGAATTTGGGGCGGACATGCAAGTCGAATTGGTTAATGATGGACCAGCCACCTTCTTGATGGATTATCAGGAGCCCAACGCATGA
- a CDS encoding HAD-IA family hydrolase has translation MTNLIWDFDGTLFDTYPYMVSAFTKALQQNGIDEVEIDGDEIYQQMRIHSLNSAITKFSARFHLDSERLLADYRRFEALEIQLSQPFAGGPTILQAVTANGGQNGLLTHRDEHAIALLEQFKLKSLFTGFVTSQQGLARKPDPASLLFLIKQQHLNPTETFMVGDRKLDVEAAHNAGIQSVLFDPDYLLEATGNPTVTIHSLAELQQLL, from the coding sequence ATGACAAATTTGATTTGGGACTTTGATGGAACGCTCTTTGATACCTATCCGTACATGGTCAGTGCCTTTACCAAGGCGCTCCAACAAAACGGGATTGATGAGGTTGAGATTGATGGCGACGAAATTTATCAGCAGATGCGAATTCACTCGTTAAACTCGGCCATCACGAAGTTTAGTGCCCGCTTTCATCTGGACTCGGAGCGCTTGCTCGCTGATTATCGCCGGTTTGAAGCACTGGAAATTCAGTTATCCCAGCCGTTTGCTGGTGGTCCAACAATTTTACAAGCAGTTACAGCTAACGGAGGTCAAAATGGCCTATTAACCCATCGAGATGAACATGCCATCGCGTTATTGGAGCAGTTCAAACTAAAATCCCTGTTCACCGGTTTTGTAACCAGTCAACAGGGATTGGCTCGGAAGCCTGATCCAGCTTCCTTACTCTTTTTAATTAAGCAGCAGCATTTGAATCCCACAGAAACTTTCATGGTAGGGGACCGAAAGCTGGACGTTGAAGCTGCACACAATGCGGGAATCCAATCGGTGTTATTCGATCCGGATTATCTCCTAGAGGCGACCGGGAATCCAACGGTGACGATTCATTCGTTAGCAGAGTTACAGCAGTTACTGTAA
- a CDS encoding fructosamine kinase family protein: MKTLSSEWLAQLPINNIQTVTPVSGGDINEAYEIVTKKDQRYFLKVQPGRGQAFFAHEIEGLNLIGAVARVPQIITSGTIETDGFLLLNWLDIGTGDQLALGKMVAEVHQQHEKRFGLDHDFQLGRFPKNNQWQTSWATFFANQRLQPLADLAQQKGRWNSNLTAALALIIKQMQQYEAEHEITPSLLHGDLWSGNALFNAAHQPVLIDPDVYYGDREFDLGVTTVFGGFTDAFYQGYQQVYPFRPGIEARLIWYRFYYVLMHVVLFGESYEPFLDQICASVLQ, from the coding sequence ATGAAAACGTTAAGTTCAGAATGGTTAGCACAATTACCCATTAATAACATCCAAACGGTAACCCCCGTTTCGGGTGGTGACATTAACGAAGCGTATGAAATTGTAACCAAAAAAGACCAACGCTACTTTTTAAAGGTGCAGCCTGGTCGCGGGCAAGCTTTTTTCGCCCACGAAATTGAAGGCTTAAACCTGATTGGAGCTGTTGCGCGCGTTCCCCAGATAATTACCAGTGGGACCATTGAAACGGATGGCTTTTTACTGCTAAACTGGCTAGACATTGGCACCGGCGACCAATTAGCATTAGGGAAAATGGTGGCAGAGGTCCATCAGCAACATGAAAAGCGCTTTGGTCTCGACCACGACTTTCAACTCGGGCGCTTCCCGAAAAATAACCAGTGGCAAACTAGTTGGGCAACTTTTTTTGCGAACCAACGTCTGCAACCCCTTGCGGATTTAGCCCAGCAAAAAGGCCGCTGGAACTCAAATCTAACTGCGGCCTTAGCTTTAATTATTAAACAAATGCAACAATATGAAGCAGAGCATGAAATCACTCCGAGTCTGCTTCATGGTGATCTTTGGTCTGGTAATGCGTTGTTTAACGCAGCTCACCAACCAGTATTGATTGACCCAGATGTTTATTATGGAGATCGCGAATTTGACCTCGGTGTCACTACCGTTTTTGGTGGGTTTACGGATGCCTTTTACCAAGGCTATCAACAGGTTTATCCGTTCCGTCCCGGCATTGAAGCACGACTCATTTGGTATCGCTTCTACTACGTTTTAATGCACGTCGTCCTTTTTGGCGAAAGTTACGAACCATTTCTTGATCAAATTTGTGCTTCCGTATTACAGTAA
- a CDS encoding N-acetylmuramoyl-L-alanine amidase encodes MHFKIRNRRGFWVTILVILGTELVIGTMLLRNNVAVPLNQLAIKAAPTPTSQTIGTVNRGDRVQIITKNRQWAQVVYQQQKIGWVPNWLLNKHSQVKTASKLAETTIVLDPGHGGHDSGALANSNQPEKKYTLKLAQQVASNLQKSGTNVIMTRTKDHTVGLKQRPRLAAAQQANLFVSFHFDSAATPNSGTGFTTYYYHPGASKQLAQSINNQLGHLGLENKGVKTGDYLVIRDNSVPAVLLEMGYMNNDLDFKRIKNPNYRKQAAAEITAGIKEYVNDHY; translated from the coding sequence ATGCACTTTAAAATACGAAATCGACGGGGATTTTGGGTTACCATTTTGGTAATTTTAGGAACCGAATTAGTCATCGGCACTATGCTTTTACGTAACAACGTGGCAGTTCCCCTTAACCAGCTCGCCATTAAAGCAGCACCGACGCCCACCAGTCAGACGATTGGAACCGTTAATCGCGGTGATCGAGTCCAAATCATCACCAAAAACCGGCAGTGGGCTCAAGTGGTATATCAACAACAAAAAATTGGTTGGGTCCCTAACTGGCTATTAAATAAGCATTCCCAGGTCAAAACGGCTAGTAAGCTAGCAGAAACAACCATTGTGTTAGATCCTGGTCACGGTGGTCATGACTCCGGCGCCCTAGCTAATTCGAACCAACCGGAGAAAAAATATACCTTAAAACTGGCCCAGCAAGTTGCTAGCAATCTACAAAAAAGTGGAACCAACGTCATTATGACTAGAACTAAGGATCATACGGTCGGACTCAAACAACGACCACGCTTAGCAGCAGCACAACAAGCCAACCTCTTTGTCAGCTTTCATTTTGACTCTGCGGCCACGCCCAATTCGGGAACCGGTTTTACGACCTATTATTACCATCCAGGAGCGTCCAAACAGCTCGCCCAATCCATTAACAATCAATTGGGTCATCTGGGACTCGAAAATAAAGGCGTTAAAACGGGCGATTATCTCGTCATCCGCGATAATTCTGTCCCCGCGGTTTTATTGGAGATGGGTTATATGAATAATGATCTTGATTTTAAACGAATTAAAAATCCGAACTACCGCAAACAGGCTGCCGCAGAAATCACTGCCGGGATTAAGGAATACGTTAACGACCACTATTAA
- the aspS gene encoding aspartate--tRNA ligase has protein sequence MKRTTYAGDVNERYLDQMVTLDGWIAKKRDLGSLMFVDLRDRAGIVQLVFNEKENPEAFQVASQAKNEFVIEVQGQVVARSEKEINPDLYTGKVEVHVQAAKILSTSKPVPFEIKDDTNATDDLRLKYRYLDLRRSVMQQGILIRNRILQATHRYLDQHGFIDIETPDLTASTPEGARDYLVPSRVYPGSFYALPQSPQQFKQMLMGAGFDRYYQIARCFRDEDLRGDRQPEFTQIDLETSFMSAKDIQDITEGLIKEVMKDAVDYDVQLPFERITWQESMDRFGTDQPDTRFGMELKDVSAIVADSDFKVFSAAIENGGQVKAIAVPNGAAAYSRKEIDQYTDYVKRFGAKGLAWLKVTDDGFSGPIAKFFKDADQAVALKEQTGAKSGDLLLFAADRAKVVADTLGYLRVAIAKEQDMIPADKYNFLWVVDWPLFEYDEGAQRWTAAHHPFTMPNEGDEHYLDEGEDPHQAHAQSYDIILNGLELGGGSIRIHTRELQEKMFRALGFTPESAEAQFGYFLRALDYGFPPHGGLAIGLDRFARLLAKRGNIRDVIAFPKNSKAVDPLTNAPTPVSPKQLDELGIEVEKPTD, from the coding sequence ATGAAACGAACTACCTATGCAGGCGACGTGAACGAACGTTACTTGGATCAAATGGTGACGTTAGACGGTTGGATTGCGAAAAAACGCGACCTCGGAAGCTTGATGTTTGTTGATTTACGGGATCGAGCTGGAATTGTACAACTGGTCTTTAACGAAAAAGAAAATCCAGAAGCCTTTCAAGTTGCAAGCCAGGCTAAAAATGAATTTGTGATTGAAGTTCAAGGTCAGGTCGTAGCGCGGTCAGAAAAAGAAATCAATCCGGATTTGTACACGGGAAAAGTCGAAGTTCACGTTCAAGCAGCGAAGATTTTGAGTACTTCAAAACCAGTGCCCTTTGAAATTAAGGATGATACTAACGCTACGGATGATTTGCGTTTGAAATATCGGTACCTTGACCTCCGGCGCTCAGTGATGCAACAGGGGATTTTAATCCGGAACCGGATTTTACAGGCGACGCACCGCTACCTAGATCAACACGGATTCATTGACATTGAAACCCCAGATTTAACGGCTTCTACTCCAGAAGGAGCACGGGATTACCTGGTGCCATCTCGAGTTTATCCGGGGTCATTCTATGCTTTGCCGCAATCACCCCAACAATTTAAGCAAATGTTGATGGGAGCTGGCTTTGACCGTTATTACCAAATTGCTCGTTGTTTCCGGGACGAAGATTTACGGGGCGATCGGCAACCAGAATTTACGCAAATTGACTTAGAAACTTCGTTTATGAGTGCCAAAGACATTCAAGACATCACCGAAGGTTTAATTAAAGAAGTGATGAAGGATGCCGTGGATTACGACGTTCAACTGCCGTTTGAACGGATTACCTGGCAAGAATCAATGGATCGATTTGGGACTGATCAACCAGATACCCGTTTTGGCATGGAATTAAAGGACGTATCTGCAATTGTAGCTGATTCTGACTTTAAGGTCTTTAGTGCTGCGATTGAAAATGGTGGTCAAGTTAAGGCCATTGCCGTTCCAAATGGGGCAGCTGCTTACTCCCGCAAAGAAATTGATCAATACACAGATTACGTTAAGCGGTTTGGAGCTAAAGGTTTGGCTTGGTTGAAGGTGACCGATGACGGTTTCTCTGGACCAATTGCGAAGTTCTTCAAGGATGCGGATCAAGCAGTCGCTTTGAAAGAGCAAACGGGTGCTAAGAGTGGCGATTTACTGTTATTTGCCGCTGATCGAGCAAAAGTAGTCGCGGATACCTTAGGGTACTTACGGGTGGCAATTGCCAAGGAACAAGACATGATTCCAGCTGACAAGTATAACTTCCTGTGGGTTGTTGACTGGCCGCTCTTTGAATATGATGAAGGAGCCCAACGCTGGACGGCCGCACATCATCCGTTTACGATGCCTAACGAAGGGGACGAACACTACTTAGATGAAGGAGAAGATCCGCATCAAGCCCACGCCCAGAGTTACGACATTATTTTAAACGGTCTTGAACTTGGAGGAGGATCCATCCGGATTCATACGCGCGAATTACAAGAAAAAATGTTTCGAGCCCTAGGCTTTACCCCTGAAAGTGCTGAAGCCCAATTTGGTTACTTCTTACGGGCTTTAGACTATGGTTTTCCACCACACGGTGGTTTAGCCATTGGCTTAGACCGGTTTGCTCGGTTATTGGCAAAGCGGGGTAACATCCGGGATGTCATTGCCTTTCCAAAGAATTCGAAAGCCGTTGATCCATTAACTAATGCTCCAACGCCAGTATCACCTAAACAGCTAGATGAACTAGGCATTGAAGTCGAAAAACCAACTGATTAA
- a CDS encoding YitT family protein, whose amino-acid sequence MDDVHKVIRRHQIITKLSTAFIYATLVSIAMNFFWTPGHIYSSGITGFAQLLNTVSQRYLPFTLSTALALLLLNVPLLLLAWKQIGHQFAIFTFISVLLASFMIKILHPLTLTSDPLICALFGGAVNGFGTGLALKNQISTGGLDILGIVIQRKTGRSIGNINILFNSIIIISAGFMYGWPYAFYSAIGLFVNAKVMDLTYTRQQRMEVMIVTDFPKTVVDSVQNHLRRGITIVHNAEGAYHHDKKAILFTVISRYEKNELDEALQEADPNAFAVALDVDEVFGHFYETKPK is encoded by the coding sequence ATGGACGATGTGCACAAGGTCATTCGCCGGCACCAAATCATTACGAAACTATCAACCGCATTTATCTATGCGACGTTAGTTTCAATTGCCATGAATTTTTTCTGGACGCCTGGACATATTTATTCATCTGGAATTACCGGATTCGCGCAGTTATTAAACACCGTTTCCCAACGGTACTTGCCGTTTACCTTATCAACGGCACTGGCCTTGCTGTTACTAAACGTGCCGCTACTACTATTAGCATGGAAACAAATTGGTCATCAGTTCGCGATTTTTACGTTTATTTCAGTCTTGTTAGCCAGTTTTATGATTAAGATTTTACATCCGTTAACGTTAACATCCGATCCATTAATCTGTGCGCTCTTTGGGGGGGCTGTGAATGGGTTTGGAACGGGGCTGGCGTTAAAGAATCAGATTTCAACGGGAGGGTTAGACATCCTGGGAATCGTGATTCAACGAAAAACGGGGCGTTCAATTGGAAACATTAACATTCTTTTTAATTCAATCATCATCATTTCAGCCGGATTTATGTACGGTTGGCCGTATGCGTTTTACTCTGCAATTGGGTTGTTTGTGAATGCGAAGGTCATGGATTTAACCTATACTAGACAACAACGGATGGAAGTCATGATTGTGACGGACTTTCCTAAAACGGTCGTTGATAGTGTGCAAAATCACCTCAGGCGCGGAATTACCATCGTGCACAACGCGGAAGGGGCCTATCATCATGATAAAAAAGCGATTCTCTTTACGGTCATTTCCCGGTACGAGAAAAATGAATTAGATGAAGCCCTGCAGGAAGCTGATCCTAATGCTTTTGCGGTGGCGTTGGATGTAGATGAAGTGTTTGGTCATTTCTACGAGACCAAGCCGAAATAA
- a CDS encoding CDP-glycerol glycerophosphotransferase family protein, producing MKTFYVWVVRFLSLLFYLRPKRNVYYLMSYSNNLHMIKRIAAELPAGQKLVVIYNPRTLAAAYDLRAFGLKTIPLRMSVSFLFHRIPQLMTARLIFCDNYYALLAGLIRPKDKTKIIQLWHADGTIKCFGWEDPGQRQNSWFKRRRHQLVYDKFDDYVVASQAMGDVFQRSFKQSASKMQYLGTPRSDRLFSDNWLQTVRQRVLTAAPELKDKRVILYAPTYRSAEHVNPPVGTIEALAADPNAIVAVKLYQEVNREKLEMEQFKHANVKIYDEFTTTDLMTLADTLVTDYSSFIFDFSLMPQARSAIFFMYDLKHYEQQPGVQKGFEKWLPTTPVRTVADLKQAVLADQPVDFAAFNDQWNTYNDGKAYKRVIDKYVIGRENAAEDYDE from the coding sequence ATGAAAACATTTTATGTTTGGGTAGTGCGGTTCCTTTCCTTATTATTCTATTTAAGACCGAAGAGAAATGTTTATTATTTAATGAGTTACAGTAATAATCTGCATATGATTAAGCGGATTGCGGCGGAATTACCAGCGGGGCAAAAGTTAGTGGTCATCTATAATCCCCGGACGTTGGCGGCTGCTTATGATTTACGCGCCTTTGGACTAAAAACAATTCCACTGCGGATGAGTGTTTCTTTCTTATTCCACCGGATTCCCCAGCTAATGACAGCACGCTTGATTTTTTGTGACAATTATTACGCCCTACTAGCAGGTTTAATTCGTCCCAAGGACAAGACTAAAATCATTCAGCTTTGGCATGCCGATGGCACCATTAAATGCTTTGGCTGGGAAGATCCAGGTCAACGACAAAATAGTTGGTTTAAGCGTCGTCGTCACCAGTTAGTTTATGACAAGTTTGATGACTACGTGGTGGCATCTCAAGCAATGGGGGACGTTTTTCAACGGAGCTTTAAACAGTCTGCTAGTAAAATGCAGTACCTGGGAACCCCGCGGTCGGATCGCTTGTTTAGTGACAACTGGTTGCAAACGGTTCGGCAACGAGTTTTAACCGCTGCTCCGGAATTGAAGGACAAACGAGTCATTTTATACGCGCCAACCTATCGGAGTGCCGAACACGTTAATCCTCCGGTAGGGACCATTGAAGCTCTAGCCGCAGATCCAAATGCCATAGTGGCGGTAAAATTGTACCAAGAAGTTAATCGCGAAAAACTAGAAATGGAACAATTTAAGCATGCAAATGTGAAAATTTACGATGAATTTACCACTACCGACTTAATGACGTTAGCAGACACGTTAGTGACGGATTATTCTTCGTTTATCTTTGACTTTAGTTTAATGCCTCAAGCCCGCTCGGCCATTTTCTTTATGTATGACTTGAAACACTATGAACAACAACCAGGGGTGCAAAAGGGATTTGAGAAGTGGTTGCCCACTACTCCCGTTAGAACAGTTGCTGATTTAAAACAGGCGGTCTTGGCGGATCAACCCGTGGACTTTGCTGCTTTTAACGACCAATGGAACACCTACAACGATGGAAAAGCGTATAAACGAGTGATTGACAAGTATGTCATTGGTCGTGAGAACGCTGCGGAGGATTATGATGAGTGA
- a CDS encoding deoxyribonuclease IV has product MMSDELLLGSHVGLKAPKMFLGSAEEAAGNDETAFMVYTGAPQNSRRKPLDELQIPAGKEYMRSHNLQEVVVHAPYIINLANTKKPHSFDFAVDFLRKEIKRSEALGATQIVLHPGSHVGAGIDAGLQQIIKGLNQVITPEQKIQIALETMAGKGTEVGTTFEQLQTIIAGVDHDEKLSVTFDTCHTYDAGYDVKDDFAGVLAEFDQVIGLDRLKVIHLNDDKNALGSHKDRHENIGFGTIGFTALNAIAHDPKLATVPKIMETPAIKVNDKVKIDPHGAEVAMLRRQEFDPEMIEKLIATAE; this is encoded by the coding sequence ATGATGAGTGATGAATTATTACTAGGATCGCACGTGGGCTTAAAAGCTCCGAAGATGTTTTTGGGATCTGCTGAAGAAGCGGCAGGCAATGATGAAACGGCTTTTATGGTTTATACCGGGGCTCCGCAAAATTCGCGCCGCAAGCCGTTAGACGAGCTCCAAATTCCGGCGGGTAAGGAATACATGCGCAGTCACAATTTACAGGAAGTCGTTGTGCATGCTCCGTATATCATTAACTTAGCCAACACGAAAAAGCCCCATAGTTTTGATTTTGCGGTTGATTTTTTGCGCAAGGAAATTAAACGGTCTGAGGCACTCGGAGCTACGCAGATTGTGCTACACCCGGGCTCGCACGTGGGGGCCGGAATTGATGCTGGCTTACAACAAATTATCAAGGGTTTAAACCAGGTGATTACTCCAGAGCAAAAGATCCAAATCGCGCTTGAAACGATGGCTGGCAAGGGCACGGAGGTTGGAACGACGTTTGAACAATTGCAAACTATCATTGCTGGGGTTGACCATGATGAAAAACTGTCAGTAACCTTTGACACTTGCCATACGTATGATGCAGGATATGACGTCAAGGATGATTTTGCCGGAGTACTAGCCGAATTTGACCAGGTGATTGGTTTAGACCGGCTCAAGGTGATTCATCTGAACGATGACAAAAATGCCCTTGGTAGTCATAAGGACCGTCATGAAAACATTGGGTTTGGCACGATTGGCTTTACTGCTCTAAACGCCATTGCTCATGATCCAAAATTGGCGACCGTTCCCAAAATTATGGAAACGCCCGCCATTAAGGTAAATGATAAAGTTAAAATTGATCCCCACGGGGCAGAAGTTGCCATGCTTCGTCGGCAAGAATTTGACCCAGAAATGATTGAAAAACTTATTGCTACGGCTGAGTAG
- a CDS encoding pyruvate, water dikinase regulatory protein gives MKTTYNVFVISDSSGQTGTALAKTAAAQFPEAYANISQYPFIRTKSILTGILKLAKENQAIIFHTLVDSELSDMVTQFAEENQLFSFDCIQKPIDLISKRLNESSAAVPGLVHDLNAAYFKRIDAIEFTVANDDGRHPENLNKADIIILGVSRTSKTPLSLYLANESYKVANVPIGPNLQLPAEVWDLNPKKVFGLTNSIEKLQEIRAQRMKEYGIENDTRYSNADNIKKELDYAQHLYQKIGCLCINVADKSIEETASIITESLPKPTQP, from the coding sequence ATGAAAACTACGTACAACGTCTTTGTTATTTCTGATTCTAGCGGTCAAACCGGAACGGCACTAGCCAAAACGGCCGCTGCTCAATTCCCAGAAGCATACGCTAACATTAGTCAGTACCCTTTCATTCGAACCAAATCAATTTTGACCGGGATTTTAAAGTTAGCCAAGGAAAATCAGGCCATCATCTTTCATACCCTTGTCGATTCGGAATTAAGCGATATGGTGACGCAGTTTGCCGAAGAAAATCAGCTCTTTAGCTTTGATTGCATTCAAAAGCCGATTGACCTGATTTCAAAACGACTCAATGAATCATCGGCAGCCGTTCCTGGTCTAGTTCATGATCTCAACGCCGCCTACTTCAAACGAATCGATGCCATTGAATTCACGGTGGCCAATGATGACGGCCGGCATCCAGAAAACCTCAACAAAGCAGACATCATTATCCTCGGCGTTTCAAGGACTTCAAAAACTCCACTATCTTTGTACCTAGCCAACGAAAGTTACAAGGTTGCCAACGTTCCGATTGGTCCTAACCTGCAGTTACCAGCAGAGGTATGGGATTTAAATCCCAAAAAGGTCTTTGGGCTCACCAATTCAATTGAAAAATTACAGGAGATTCGGGCCCAACGGATGAAGGAATACGGGATTGAAAATGATACCCGCTATTCTAACGCTGACAATATTAAAAAGGAGTTGGACTATGCCCAACACCTTTATCAAAAAATTGGTTGTTTGTGTATTAACGTGGCCGATAAATCAATTGAGGAAACAGCTTCCATTATCACAGAAAGCCTACCTAAACCTACTCAGCCGTAG